In bacterium, one DNA window encodes the following:
- a CDS encoding riboflavin synthase — MFTGIIEEIGIIKQKSNNFLVIQAKKVLEDLKQGDSISVNGVCLTTIEFTKDTFKVNMMPETLKLTNLGMVSIGDEVNLERALRLTDRLGGHIVTGHIDGLGRIVDKITQGDNQILQISILPQVSKYIVKKGSVAVEGLSLTVADVQAEEFKICLIPHTLKITTLGKKNIGDLLNIEVDILGKYAEKFLNKGKKKEISLDFLSMQGFA, encoded by the coding sequence ATGTTTACTGGAATTATAGAAGAGATAGGGATAATTAAACAAAAATCTAATAATTTCCTGGTTATTCAAGCTAAAAAGGTATTAGAGGATTTAAAACAAGGAGATAGTATCAGCGTCAATGGTGTTTGCTTAACTACAATTGAATTTACTAAAGATACCTTTAAGGTTAATATGATGCCTGAAACACTAAAACTAACCAATTTAGGGATGGTTTCTATAGGAGATGAGGTTAATTTAGAGCGGGCACTTCGCCTGACTGATAGACTTGGCGGACATATAGTCACGGGACACATTGATGGACTGGGCAGGATTGTGGATAAAATAACGCAGGGTGATAATCAAATACTACAAATATCTATCTTGCCGCAGGTGAGTAAATATATTGTTAAAAAGGGGTCGGTGGCGGTTGAAGGACTTAGTTTAACTGTTGCAGATGTCCAGGCTGAAGAATTTAAAATATGCCTTATCCCTCATACCCTTAAAATAACTACATTAGGGAAAAAGAATATTGGTGATTTACTTAATATTGAGGTAGATATACTGGGTAAATATGCCGAGAAATTTTTAAATAAAGGTAAAAAAAAAGAGATTAGTCTTGATTTTTTATCTATGCAAGGTTTTGCCTGA